In the Advenella kashmirensis WT001 genome, one interval contains:
- a CDS encoding glutathione S-transferase family protein, which produces MTPTITAFAQSPDGGRGLARDMRVRWAFEEAGQPYLVRYLSFAQLKEPAYYAQHPFGQIPSYEQGDLVLFESGAIVLHIAQQHGQLLPDDPGARARGIVWMFAALNCLEPPIWEWVMGRILESEQSWYEQRQHILQERIRVRLDQLSRRLGHADWLEDRFSAGDLLMVTVLRILNESNQSPLPDYPNLRDYVARGEARPAFKRAFAAQLAAFNAHMPSD; this is translated from the coding sequence ATGACGCCCACCATTACTGCCTTTGCGCAGTCTCCCGATGGGGGCAGGGGGCTGGCGCGGGATATGCGAGTGCGCTGGGCCTTTGAAGAAGCCGGGCAACCTTATCTTGTGCGTTATCTGTCGTTTGCGCAATTGAAGGAGCCTGCGTATTATGCGCAGCATCCCTTCGGACAAATTCCCAGCTATGAGCAAGGCGATTTGGTTCTGTTTGAGTCAGGCGCCATCGTGCTGCACATTGCCCAGCAGCATGGGCAACTGTTGCCGGATGATCCCGGTGCACGGGCGCGTGGCATTGTCTGGATGTTTGCGGCGCTCAATTGCCTGGAACCGCCCATCTGGGAGTGGGTCATGGGCAGGATTCTGGAGTCTGAGCAGAGCTGGTATGAGCAACGCCAGCACATTCTGCAGGAGCGGATACGCGTTCGGCTGGATCAACTGAGTCGCCGGCTCGGACACGCTGATTGGCTTGAAGATCGGTTCAGCGCCGGAGACCTGTTGATGGTAACCGTGCTGCGGATTTTGAATGAATCGAACCAGAGCCCGCTACCCGACTACCCGAACCTGAGGGACTATGTGGCGCGAGGCGAGGCGCGACCTGCTTTCAAGCGGGCGTTTGCGGCGCAACTGGCCGCATTCAACGCGCATATGCCGTCTGACTAA
- the ompR gene encoding osmolarity response regulator transcription factor OmpR produces the protein MLVVDDDPRLRDLLRRYLTEQGFNVFVAEDGKEMTKLWQREHFDLLVLDLMLPGEDGLSICRRLRGANDNTPIIMLTAKAEEIDRILGLEMGADDYLSKPFNPRELLARVNAILRRRGSEEHPGAPSQENESIAFGPYTLNLSTRTLSRGEEVVAITTGEFSVLKVFARHPKVPLSRDKLMELARGREYEAFDRSLDVQISRLRKLIEPNPAKPVFIQTVWGLGYVFVPDGGN, from the coding sequence ATTCTGGTAGTCGATGATGACCCTCGCCTTCGCGACCTGCTGCGCCGTTACCTGACTGAACAGGGGTTCAATGTGTTCGTAGCCGAAGACGGGAAGGAAATGACCAAGCTCTGGCAGCGAGAACATTTCGACCTGCTGGTATTGGATCTGATGCTGCCCGGGGAAGATGGTCTGTCCATCTGTCGCCGGCTGCGCGGTGCCAACGACAATACGCCTATCATCATGCTGACCGCCAAGGCCGAAGAGATCGATCGCATCCTGGGCCTGGAGATGGGTGCTGACGATTATCTGTCCAAGCCGTTCAATCCTCGTGAACTGCTCGCGCGGGTAAATGCCATTTTGCGCCGCCGCGGCTCCGAAGAACACCCCGGCGCACCCAGCCAGGAAAATGAATCGATCGCTTTCGGGCCCTATACCCTGAATCTGTCCACACGTACGCTGTCGCGCGGCGAAGAAGTCGTCGCCATCACCACGGGTGAATTCTCTGTGCTCAAAGTATTTGCCCGCCACCCCAAGGTGCCGCTATCGCGCGACAAACTGATGGAGCTGGCCCGTGGCCGCGAATATGAAGCCTTTGATCGTAGTCTTGACGTCCAGATTTCCCGTCTGCGCAAGCTGATAGAGCCGAATCCGGCCAAACCGGTATTTATTCAGACCGTTTGGGGATTGGGTTACGTCTTCGTTCCGGACGGCGGTAACTAA
- a CDS encoding peroxiredoxin → MKTVGEKLESFKVVGVKPGFNNHEENGVSAFEDITESSFPGKWKVIYFYPKDFTFVCPTEIVGFNNLAKDFEDRDAVLMGGSVDNEFCKLAWRREHPDLNKLGHYSFADSTGSLIDQLGVRERNEGVALRATFIVDPDNVIQHVSVNNLNVGRNPEEVLRILDGLQTDELCPCNRAAGGDTL, encoded by the coding sequence ATGAAAACAGTTGGTGAAAAGCTCGAATCGTTCAAAGTCGTCGGTGTCAAACCTGGTTTTAACAACCATGAAGAAAACGGCGTTTCTGCGTTCGAAGACATCACAGAATCTTCTTTCCCCGGAAAATGGAAAGTGATCTACTTCTATCCAAAAGATTTCACATTCGTGTGCCCTACCGAGATCGTTGGCTTTAACAACCTGGCCAAAGACTTCGAAGATCGTGACGCCGTACTGATGGGCGGCTCTGTGGACAACGAATTCTGCAAACTGGCATGGCGCCGTGAGCATCCTGACCTGAACAAACTGGGTCACTATTCATTTGCCGACTCTACCGGTTCCCTGATCGATCAATTGGGCGTGCGTGAACGCAATGAAGGTGTTGCCCTGCGCGCTACATTCATTGTTGACCCGGACAACGTCATCCAGCATGTTTCAGTCAACAACCTGAACGTGGGACGCAACCCGGAAGAAGTTCTGCGTATTCTGGACGGCCTGCAGACAGATGAATTGTGCCCATGCAACCGCGCAGCGGGTGGCGACACACTGTAA
- a CDS encoding IspD/TarI family cytidylyltransferase, whose product MTENIFAIIPAGGVGSRALTADRQIPKQYCTINGVAMLQLAANALRADTRVAAVHIGVTAEDTWIDTLDLGPNVYVHRTAGATRALTVSATLQAVLDRDDHDGWALVHDAARPGLQPDALTALIDACLGQKTGGLLALPVPDTVKRATVDEQQQVCVAQTIPRDGLWLAQTPQLFPARALLDALRNAMSQGLEITDEASAMEAAGMRPLLVRGSAENMKVTWPADFA is encoded by the coding sequence ATGACTGAGAACATCTTTGCGATTATTCCCGCAGGCGGCGTGGGTAGTCGGGCCCTGACTGCCGACCGGCAGATTCCCAAGCAGTATTGCACGATCAACGGCGTGGCCATGTTGCAACTGGCCGCCAATGCCTTGCGTGCAGATACCCGGGTCGCTGCCGTCCATATTGGGGTCACGGCTGAGGATACCTGGATCGATACGCTGGACCTGGGGCCCAATGTCTACGTCCATCGCACTGCCGGCGCCACGCGGGCGCTCACCGTCAGCGCTACGTTACAAGCGGTTCTGGACCGTGACGATCATGACGGCTGGGCACTGGTGCACGACGCGGCACGGCCGGGCTTGCAGCCCGATGCGCTTACGGCATTGATTGATGCCTGCCTGGGGCAGAAGACAGGCGGGTTGCTGGCCTTGCCTGTGCCCGATACCGTTAAACGCGCAACGGTAGATGAGCAACAGCAGGTATGTGTAGCGCAGACCATCCCGCGTGACGGCTTGTGGCTGGCGCAGACACCACAGCTATTTCCAGCCCGCGCCCTGCTGGATGCGCTGCGCAACGCGATGAGTCAGGGACTGGAGATTACCGACGAAGCTTCGGCCATGGAGGCGGCAGGCATGCGTCCCTTGCTGGTACGTGGTTCGGCCGAAAATATGAAAGTGACCTGGCCTGCAGATTTTGCATGA
- a CDS encoding ATP-binding protein yields MARDIRQTEADRELMLAGISHDLRTPLARMRLEIELSNVSDETRSAIDEDLGQIDHSIGQLMEYARPAGVLPERAINVSSILRDITDREKAHTESLGGTLRTMIQPNLYARIGELNLKRIVSNLIENSRRYGRSVADGQPHILVRVREKGSMIEIEVCDNGAGINAKDTERLLRPFSRGEAARTGVSGAGLGLSIVERLLQHVGGTLKLLPNQPTGLVGHIEIPKARDRNYQLDTQY; encoded by the coding sequence ATGGCGCGCGATATCCGTCAGACCGAAGCCGATCGCGAATTGATGCTGGCTGGTATTTCTCATGATCTGCGCACGCCCCTGGCGCGCATGCGCCTGGAAATTGAATTAAGTAATGTCAGTGATGAAACCCGCAGCGCCATTGACGAAGATCTTGGACAGATCGATCACAGTATCGGCCAGTTAATGGAGTACGCCCGTCCGGCGGGGGTGCTTCCGGAAAGAGCCATCAACGTTTCCTCTATTTTGCGGGATATCACCGACAGGGAAAAAGCGCATACGGAATCATTGGGTGGCACATTGCGCACAATGATTCAACCGAATCTGTACGCCAGGATAGGGGAACTGAACCTGAAGCGAATTGTCAGCAATCTGATTGAAAACAGCCGCCGCTATGGTCGGTCTGTGGCTGACGGCCAGCCGCACATCCTGGTGCGGGTCCGCGAGAAAGGCAGCATGATCGAAATAGAGGTTTGCGACAATGGCGCAGGCATCAATGCCAAGGATACCGAAAGACTGCTGCGTCCCTTTTCCCGCGGTGAAGCCGCACGCACCGGCGTATCCGGCGCAGGCCTGGGCCTTTCCATCGTCGAACGGCTGCTGCAGCACGTGGGTGGCACCCTGAAGTTGCTTCCAAATCAACCCACCGGCCTCGTCGGGCACATAGAAATCCCCAAAGCACGAGATAGAAATTATCAATTAGACACCCAGTATTGA
- the ispF gene encoding 2-C-methyl-D-erythritol 2,4-cyclodiphosphate synthase: MTIGLRVGQGFDVHALQEGRPLILGGVTIAHTHGLLGHSDADALLHAITDAILGAAALGDIGRLFPDTDPAFKGSDSRVLLREAYRRVREAGWQVVNVDATIHAQAPKIMPYAAAMVSNIAADLALDPGCVNVKGKTNEHLGYLGRKEGIAATAVALLARQ, translated from the coding sequence ATGACAATTGGCTTGCGGGTTGGACAGGGGTTCGATGTCCATGCGTTACAGGAGGGGCGGCCCCTGATATTGGGGGGAGTCACCATTGCCCATACCCACGGTCTGCTGGGACATTCGGACGCCGATGCGCTATTGCATGCGATTACCGATGCCATCCTGGGCGCAGCGGCGCTGGGCGACATCGGTCGTTTGTTTCCCGATACCGATCCTGCATTCAAAGGCAGTGACAGTCGGGTGCTGTTGCGCGAGGCGTACCGTCGTGTCCGCGAAGCCGGCTGGCAGGTTGTGAACGTGGACGCCACTATCCACGCCCAGGCGCCGAAAATCATGCCCTATGCGGCGGCCATGGTAAGCAATATTGCTGCTGATCTGGCGCTGGATCCTGGCTGCGTGAATGTTAAGGGAAAGACGAACGAGCATCTGGGCTATCTTGGACGCAAGGAGGGCATTGCAGCCACGGCGGTCGCCTTGCTGGCCCGGCAATAG
- the mfd gene encoding transcription-repair coupling factor, with product MSNTSLTPLLSALKPGQRYSYPRPPGSGDAWLSAELARAAGKPLVLLCADPLQAQRLHDEVVLFDPKLRVRQFPDWETLPYDGFSPHQDLISERLKTLSALMQGKVDVLTVPVTTALYRLAPTAFLAAYSFSFKKGDKLDEAALRDQLMLANYAHVSQVAAPGEFCIRGGLIDLFPMGSVLPYRIDLFDDEIESIRSFDMDTQRSLYPVNEVELLPGREFPMDETARNHFRSRFRDLFEGDPSRAMPYKDMGNGIAFAGIEYYLPLFFDDTATLFDYLRPETITITVGTIEEAIRQFYDDTQSRYRFLKSDRERPVLAPEHLFLSEEQFFVHLKSFARLHLDETSQNAQFSPAPDIAVLRRSDDPFARLRAWLKRGEQRLLLCADSAGRRETLLQLLREQQLEPSAAFDNVQDFVASDIDFGIAIAPLNTGFIIRDRQLCLVTENDLYPGSASVAQRRRKKQERSSNVDAMVRDLSELREGDPVVHMQYGIGRYHGLVTMDLGEGDIELLHLQYSGNSTLYVPVSQLHVISRYSGADPEHAPLHQLGSGQWDRARKKAAKQIRDAAAELLALYALRAAREGFSFKLPFSDYQTFVEGFGFEETADQQAAIDAVIGDMTSGKPMDRLVCGDVGFGKTEVALRAAFLCVANGKQVALLCPTTLLAEQHAQTFADRFADWPVRVAELSRFRSTKEVKAALDGLQDGTVDIVIGTHKLLGKEVKFKRLGLVIIDEEHRFGVRQKEALKALRAEVDILTLTATPIPRTLGMSLEGIRDFSVIATAPQKRLAIKTFVRREDNGTIREAALRELKRGGQVYFLHNEVETIQNRRARLEELLPEARIAVAHGQMPERELEEIMKGFYQQRFNILLCTTIIETGIDVPSANTIIIHRADRLGLAQLHQLRGRVGRSHHQAYAYMLTPGEDAITSNAKKRLEAIQSLEELGSGFFLSMHDLEIRGTGEVLGESQSGNINEIGFTMYSDLLNEAVRALKAGEEPDLETPFNSVCEVKLHTSALLPADYCTDIHARLSLYKQLAHAKTEDDLLAIQEELTDRFGKMPEPARMLIATHRLRILAEALGIIKVDISDEQALLVFGPKTSADPLKMIELVQKQKHIRFSGADKLRIELNNMPDISRRIDTIRLLLKTLAA from the coding sequence GTGTCAAACACTAGCCTCACTCCGCTTCTTTCTGCGCTTAAACCCGGTCAACGCTATAGCTACCCGCGTCCACCGGGTTCGGGTGACGCCTGGCTGTCGGCCGAACTTGCTCGCGCCGCCGGCAAGCCGCTGGTGCTGCTCTGCGCCGATCCGCTGCAGGCGCAACGACTGCATGACGAAGTGGTGCTGTTTGACCCGAAACTGCGAGTGCGCCAGTTTCCAGACTGGGAAACACTGCCCTACGATGGCTTTTCGCCCCACCAGGATCTGATTTCCGAAAGACTCAAGACGCTGTCCGCGCTCATGCAGGGCAAAGTCGACGTTCTGACGGTGCCGGTCACAACCGCCCTGTATCGCCTGGCGCCCACTGCGTTTCTGGCGGCCTATTCCTTTTCGTTCAAAAAAGGCGACAAACTGGACGAGGCCGCGCTGCGCGACCAGTTGATGCTGGCCAATTATGCACACGTCTCGCAAGTGGCCGCGCCCGGAGAATTCTGTATCCGGGGCGGGCTGATCGATTTATTCCCCATGGGTTCGGTGCTGCCCTACCGGATCGACCTGTTTGACGACGAAATCGAGTCTATTCGCAGTTTCGACATGGACACGCAGCGCAGCCTGTATCCGGTCAATGAAGTGGAACTGTTGCCCGGCCGCGAGTTTCCCATGGACGAAACCGCCCGCAACCATTTTCGCTCGCGCTTTCGCGACCTGTTCGAAGGTGACCCATCCCGCGCCATGCCCTACAAAGATATGGGCAACGGCATTGCCTTTGCGGGCATCGAGTATTATCTGCCACTGTTCTTTGACGATACCGCAACGCTATTTGACTATTTGCGTCCCGAAACCATCACGATCACCGTGGGCACAATCGAAGAGGCCATCCGGCAGTTTTACGACGACACGCAAAGTCGCTACCGATTCCTCAAAAGCGATCGCGAGCGGCCCGTGCTGGCGCCCGAGCACCTGTTCCTGTCTGAAGAACAGTTTTTCGTTCATCTGAAGTCCTTTGCCCGACTACATCTGGACGAAACCTCTCAGAATGCGCAATTTTCGCCGGCCCCTGATATCGCCGTACTCAGACGCAGTGATGATCCTTTTGCGCGCCTGCGCGCCTGGTTAAAGCGTGGCGAACAGCGGTTGCTGCTCTGCGCCGATTCGGCCGGTCGCCGCGAAACGCTGTTGCAATTGCTGCGCGAACAGCAACTGGAGCCCAGTGCCGCCTTTGATAACGTTCAGGACTTTGTGGCCTCCGATATCGATTTTGGCATTGCCATTGCGCCGCTGAACACCGGTTTTATCATCCGTGACAGGCAACTGTGCCTGGTCACCGAGAATGACCTGTACCCCGGTTCGGCGTCGGTCGCCCAGCGCCGTCGCAAGAAACAGGAACGCAGCAGCAACGTTGACGCCATGGTGCGAGACCTGTCCGAGCTGCGCGAGGGCGATCCGGTCGTTCATATGCAATACGGTATCGGTCGCTACCATGGCCTGGTGACCATGGACCTGGGCGAAGGCGATATCGAGTTATTGCATCTGCAATACTCAGGCAACAGCACGCTCTACGTCCCGGTCTCGCAACTGCACGTAATCTCCCGCTATAGCGGTGCTGATCCCGAGCATGCTCCGCTACATCAATTAGGATCCGGGCAATGGGACCGAGCCCGCAAGAAGGCCGCCAAGCAAATCCGCGATGCGGCAGCCGAGCTGCTGGCTTTGTATGCGCTGCGCGCCGCACGTGAAGGCTTTTCGTTCAAGCTGCCCTTTTCTGACTATCAGACCTTTGTCGAAGGTTTTGGCTTTGAAGAAACGGCCGACCAGCAGGCCGCCATTGATGCCGTGATTGGCGACATGACCTCCGGCAAACCGATGGACCGACTGGTGTGCGGCGATGTGGGTTTCGGCAAGACCGAAGTTGCCCTGCGCGCGGCCTTTCTGTGTGTCGCCAATGGCAAACAGGTTGCCCTGCTGTGCCCCACCACGCTGCTGGCCGAGCAGCATGCCCAGACCTTCGCAGACCGGTTTGCCGACTGGCCGGTGCGTGTGGCAGAACTGTCGCGCTTTCGCAGCACCAAGGAAGTCAAAGCGGCGCTGGACGGCTTGCAGGATGGCACGGTCGATATTGTCATCGGCACGCATAAGCTGCTGGGCAAGGAAGTCAAATTCAAGCGTCTGGGGCTGGTCATTATTGATGAAGAACATCGATTTGGTGTGCGCCAGAAAGAAGCGCTCAAGGCGCTGCGCGCTGAAGTGGACATTCTGACGCTGACCGCAACACCCATTCCGCGTACGCTGGGCATGTCTCTGGAAGGCATACGCGACTTTTCCGTGATTGCCACGGCACCGCAAAAGCGCCTGGCTATCAAAACTTTCGTACGGCGCGAAGACAATGGCACCATCCGCGAAGCCGCCCTGCGTGAATTGAAACGCGGCGGCCAGGTGTACTTCCTGCACAACGAAGTGGAAACCATTCAGAACCGCCGCGCGCGCCTGGAAGAACTGCTGCCCGAAGCGCGTATTGCCGTGGCCCATGGCCAGATGCCCGAACGCGAACTCGAAGAGATCATGAAGGGCTTTTATCAACAGCGTTTTAACATTCTGCTGTGCACCACCATTATCGAAACCGGTATTGATGTACCCAGCGCCAATACCATCATTATCCATCGCGCAGACCGGCTGGGCCTGGCGCAACTGCATCAGTTGCGGGGTCGCGTGGGCCGCTCGCACCATCAGGCCTATGCCTATATGCTCACACCGGGCGAAGATGCCATTACCAGCAATGCAAAGAAACGGCTGGAAGCCATTCAGTCCCTGGAAGAACTGGGCTCGGGCTTCTTTCTGTCCATGCACGATCTGGAAATCCGGGGTACGGGCGAAGTGCTGGGCGAATCGCAATCGGGCAATATCAACGAAATCGGCTTTACCATGTACAGCGATCTGCTCAACGAAGCCGTGCGGGCGCTCAAGGCTGGCGAAGAGCCTGATCTGGAGACTCCGTTCAACTCCGTTTGCGAAGTTAAGCTGCACACTTCTGCCCTGCTTCCGGCTGATTACTGTACCGATATCCATGCCCGCCTGTCCCTGTACAAACAGCTGGCCCACGCCAAGACCGAAGATGACCTGCTGGCCATTCAGGAAGAGCTTACCGACCGCTTTGGCAAAATGCCTGAGCCGGCGCGCATGTTGATCGCCACGCACCGCCTGCGCATTCTGGCCGAAGCGCTGGGCATCATCAAGGTCGACATCAGCGATGAGCAGGCGCTACTGGTTTTCGGTCCCAAGACCAGCGCCGACCCGCTTAAAATGATAGAACTGGTGCAAAAACAAAAGCACATCCGTTTTTCGGGGGCGGATAAATTACGCATTGAACTGAATAATATGCCCGACATCAGTCGCCGTATCGATACCATTCGCCTGCTGCTCAAGACACTGGCGGCCTGA
- the serB gene encoding phosphoserine phosphatase SerB: MHLVLQAPGIRHDLIEQAAALVSANRITPLNACAMRLEEIDQSALAELQAWARSKHVDVAALEDIRPLHDMKVLAMDMDSTLINIECIDEIADMVGKKAEVSAITEAAMRGEITDFSESLRRRVALLKGVAETDLLRVYNERLQLNVGAEKLIRTMKAAGVHVMVVSGGFTFFTEKLRARLGLDSAHANVLEVNNGKLTGQVYGDIVDGNKKAAHLRSLALSLNATPEQCIAVGDGSNDLAMLSNAAYSVAYRAKPVLQQAAAFQINYAGLDAILNWFDSKDATQAAQAR; this comes from the coding sequence ATGCATCTCGTACTTCAAGCCCCCGGCATTCGCCATGACCTGATCGAACAGGCCGCTGCGCTGGTCAGCGCCAACCGCATTACCCCCCTGAATGCCTGCGCCATGCGGCTTGAAGAGATAGACCAATCTGCCCTTGCCGAGCTGCAAGCGTGGGCCAGGAGCAAACATGTGGACGTCGCCGCGCTCGAAGATATCCGGCCGCTGCATGATATGAAAGTGCTGGCCATGGATATGGATTCGACCCTGATCAATATCGAATGCATCGATGAGATTGCTGATATGGTCGGTAAAAAGGCCGAAGTCTCCGCCATTACCGAGGCGGCCATGCGTGGCGAAATTACCGATTTCAGCGAGAGCCTGCGACGTCGCGTCGCCCTGCTCAAAGGCGTGGCCGAAACAGATCTGTTGCGTGTCTATAACGAGCGGCTCCAGTTGAATGTGGGTGCCGAGAAACTGATCCGCACAATGAAGGCCGCGGGCGTCCATGTTATGGTGGTGTCCGGCGGCTTTACCTTTTTCACTGAAAAACTGCGCGCACGCCTGGGACTGGACAGCGCGCATGCGAATGTTCTGGAAGTCAATAACGGTAAACTGACGGGACAGGTATATGGTGATATCGTAGACGGCAACAAAAAAGCCGCGCACCTGCGCTCGCTTGCCCTGTCGCTAAACGCCACACCCGAACAATGCATTGCGGTCGGCGACGGCTCCAACGACCTGGCCATGCTGAGCAATGCGGCTTACTCCGTCGCCTATCGCGCCAAGCCGGTATTGCAACAGGCCGCGGCATTTCAGATCAACTACGCCGGCTTGGATGCTATTTTGAACTGGTTTGACAGCAAGGACGCCACACAGGCCGCGCAAGCCCGCTGA
- the tsaB gene encoding tRNA (adenosine(37)-N6)-threonylcarbamoyltransferase complex dimerization subunit type 1 TsaB, translating to MNVNLISLESSATCSSAALLRYDGGQSQTTEQVSNQANGHAEQLLPMLDHLLNSAGLDRADISGIVFGQGPGGFTGLRIAAGMAQGLGLGLDIPVFPVSSLLAVAETVRPVAPLR from the coding sequence ATGAATGTCAATCTGATCTCCCTGGAAAGCTCGGCCACCTGTTCGTCGGCGGCACTGCTGCGCTACGACGGTGGACAGTCGCAGACGACCGAGCAGGTCAGCAACCAGGCCAACGGTCATGCCGAACAATTGCTACCAATGCTTGATCATCTGCTCAATTCGGCAGGACTTGACCGAGCCGATATCAGTGGCATCGTCTTCGGCCAGGGACCCGGTGGATTTACCGGCCTGCGTATTGCCGCGGGCATGGCACAAGGGCTGGGCCTGGGCCTGGATATCCCGGTGTTCCCGGTATCGTCGTTGCTTGCCGTTGCCGAGACAGTAAGACCGGTCGCGCCTCTACGCTGA
- the rimI gene encoding ribosomal protein S18-alanine N-acetyltransferase has protein sequence MTVSPEGQTRSQMIMSLQQMHTIRRMTQQDIEAVVHIERRVQSHPWTEGNFFDALKAGYEAWVVCHGNEVVAFSLQLMAPDVAHLLLIGVAPDWQGRGIGAGLLAWGEERLLAQKLDSQVLEVRPSNTRAIAFYHRWGYEQIGVRKGYYPDGAVIAKMPGSCRKPWYPDGYGLFFSFCRRPARGASGQCYGQPAPTSLVARERD, from the coding sequence GTGACCGTGTCGCCCGAAGGTCAGACGCGCAGCCAGATGATCATGTCGCTGCAGCAGATGCATACTATCCGGCGCATGACGCAGCAGGATATAGAGGCGGTAGTACATATTGAACGTCGTGTGCAGTCCCACCCCTGGACCGAGGGCAACTTTTTTGATGCGTTAAAAGCCGGCTACGAGGCCTGGGTCGTGTGCCATGGTAACGAGGTAGTTGCGTTTTCCCTGCAACTGATGGCACCCGATGTGGCTCATCTGCTGCTTATTGGCGTTGCGCCCGACTGGCAGGGCCGGGGCATTGGTGCCGGCCTGCTTGCCTGGGGTGAAGAGCGCCTGCTGGCGCAAAAGCTCGATAGCCAGGTGCTGGAAGTGCGTCCGTCCAATACACGGGCTATCGCGTTTTACCACCGCTGGGGTTATGAGCAGATTGGCGTGCGCAAGGGCTACTACCCGGACGGCGCGGTCATAGCGAAGATGCCTGGGTCTTGCAGAAAGCCGTGGTATCCTGATGGCTATGGACTCTTCTTCAGTTTCTGCCGGCGCCCAGCCCGTGGCGCATCCGGTCAATGTTACGGTCAACCCGCTCCAACTTCTCTGGTTGCAAGAGAGCGGGATTGA
- a CDS encoding HAMP domain-containing protein yields the protein MAAAPVQPPQLQNFSSKIRLSLFSRSFFLLAALLAVSLTCWLIVFFNMQEEPRASQMAERGITALKITRKSLAYVPPNDRNALVIDLATTGDIQVFPRQLDDVLQPLPDTTFWRIFADKIQRSDTQNITKIASSMNGEPGIWISFNVGEELYWLLLKSSTDNLPQMREWIGWGVIALLLALIGAAISVRFVNTPLSRLAKAAQQVARGENPAPLPDDQGRWRSVNSIMPLTAWRAISVRPKPIAN from the coding sequence ATGGCCGCTGCTCCGGTTCAGCCTCCTCAACTGCAGAATTTCTCGTCAAAGATCCGGCTGAGCTTGTTCAGCCGGTCTTTTTTCCTGCTCGCGGCATTGCTGGCCGTCAGTCTGACGTGCTGGCTGATCGTGTTTTTCAACATGCAGGAAGAGCCGCGCGCCTCGCAAATGGCCGAACGCGGCATTACGGCACTTAAAATTACCCGCAAGTCGCTCGCCTACGTTCCGCCCAATGATCGGAACGCATTGGTGATCGACCTGGCCACCACCGGGGATATCCAGGTCTTCCCCCGGCAATTGGACGACGTATTGCAGCCGTTGCCAGATACCACATTCTGGCGTATCTTCGCAGACAAGATCCAGCGCTCCGACACCCAAAACATCACCAAGATCGCATCCAGCATGAACGGCGAGCCGGGCATATGGATCAGTTTCAATGTGGGAGAGGAGCTGTACTGGCTGCTACTCAAATCATCGACCGACAATCTGCCACAAATGCGCGAATGGATAGGCTGGGGCGTGATTGCGCTGCTGCTGGCCCTGATCGGGGCTGCGATCAGCGTCCGGTTTGTCAATACGCCACTGTCACGGCTGGCCAAGGCCGCCCAGCAGGTTGCGCGGGGCGAGAACCCGGCGCCCCTGCCTGACGATCAGGGCCGCTGGAGATCCGTGAACTCAATAATGCCTTTAACCGCATGGCGCGCGATATCCGTCAGACCGAAGCCGATCGCGAATTGA